The following are encoded together in the Poseidonibacter lekithochrous genome:
- a CDS encoding M20/M25/M40 family metallo-hydrolase, with product MSQIIDIFKEITSIPRCSKTHEPFINYMKELCEKLDYLCLVDEVNNILCKKNDSKAKLAFQSHYDIVCLSDNCVPVIVQNGDILSAKNSTLGSDNGIGCAYMIQLMHDNVDGEFLFTSDEEIGLIGANNLDLELNAPYMLNLDSEEEGGVCIGCAGGVDIFASNTNKKIVPNDENLDLYEVSISKLQGGHSGVDIDKNIPNGIKLIAKTIKEANAKLLDINGGERINSIPVNVKAIIASKETPIASHENMVIEKIDTKSEHLNIFDDKIIDFLYNFENGMRSMNDELGVVQNSINLAIISTNPDEIKIELSARSMANDELANIKDETIQMLEEHNFTVTTDGKYPAWKPDINEFTSKVLEIYKEFNSEASLEAIHAGLECAIFKDKYSSIKVASIGPSIQFPHSKKEQVSIQSVENVFKVVKKIVEEIN from the coding sequence TTGAGCCAAATAATAGATATATTCAAAGAAATAACATCAATTCCAAGATGTTCGAAAACACATGAACCTTTTATTAATTATATGAAAGAACTATGCGAAAAATTAGATTATCTTTGTTTAGTAGATGAAGTAAATAATATTTTATGTAAGAAAAATGATTCAAAAGCAAAACTAGCTTTCCAATCACACTATGATATTGTATGTCTTAGTGATAATTGTGTGCCTGTAATTGTTCAAAATGGTGATATTTTAAGTGCCAAAAACTCTACTTTAGGTAGTGATAATGGTATTGGATGTGCTTATATGATTCAATTAATGCATGATAATGTAGATGGAGAATTCTTATTTACTTCTGATGAAGAGATAGGATTAATTGGTGCTAATAATTTGGATTTAGAACTAAATGCCCCTTATATGCTAAACCTTGATAGTGAAGAAGAAGGTGGAGTATGTATTGGTTGTGCTGGTGGAGTTGATATTTTTGCTAGTAACACTAATAAAAAGATTGTTCCAAATGATGAAAACCTAGACTTATATGAAGTGTCAATTTCTAAACTTCAAGGTGGACACAGTGGTGTTGATATTGATAAAAACATTCCAAATGGAATCAAATTAATAGCAAAAACTATAAAAGAAGCCAATGCTAAACTACTAGATATTAATGGTGGAGAGAGAATCAACTCAATTCCTGTTAATGTAAAAGCAATCATTGCATCAAAAGAAACTCCAATAGCATCTCATGAAAATATGGTTATTGAAAAGATTGATACAAAATCTGAACATCTAAATATTTTTGATGATAAAATTATAGATTTCTTATACAATTTCGAAAATGGTATGAGATCAATGAATGATGAATTAGGTGTAGTTCAAAACTCTATAAACCTTGCAATCATTTCTACAAACCCAGATGAAATAAAAATCGAATTAAGTGCAAGATCAATGGCTAATGATGAATTAGCAAACATCAAAGATGAAACTATCCAAATGTTAGAAGAGCATAATTTCACAGTTACAACTGATGGGAAATACCCTGCTTGGAAACCTGATATTAATGAGTTCACATCTAAGGTATTAGAGATTTACAAAGAGTTTAATTCTGAAGCATCATTAGAAGCTATTCATGCTGGATTAGAGTGTGCGATTTTCAAAGATAAGTATTCATCTATCAAAGTTGCATCAATTGGACCTAGTATTCAATTTCCTCATTCTAAAAAAGAACAAGTTTCAATTCAATCAGTTGAAAATGTTTTTAAAGTAGTTAAAAAAATAGTAGAAGAAATAAACTAA